In Saccharothrix violaceirubra, the following are encoded in one genomic region:
- a CDS encoding nuclear transport factor 2 family protein has translation MDARGFARDWERWWNDRDLEPLLARYADDVVVRSPAAARLLGDGVLPDGVLPDGVLHGRRAVREFWARGLAAVPHLRFAVVGVFEGVGTVVLHHRDQDGRFGVDVFTFRDGYVVEVVGAAESR, from the coding sequence GTGGACGCCCGGGGCTTCGCACGCGACTGGGAGAGGTGGTGGAACGACCGCGACCTCGAACCCCTCCTGGCCCGCTACGCCGACGACGTCGTGGTGCGCTCGCCCGCCGCGGCGCGGTTGCTGGGCGACGGGGTGCTGCCCGATGGGGTGTTGCCCGATGGGGTGTTGCACGGCCGCCGGGCGGTGCGCGAGTTCTGGGCTCGCGGCCTGGCGGCCGTGCCGCACCTGCGGTTCGCGGTGGTCGGCGTGTTCGAGGGGGTGGGGACGGTGGTCCTGCACCACCGTGACCAGGACGGGCGGTTCGGCGTGGACGTGTTCACGTTCCGCGACGGGTACGTGGTCGAGGTCGTGGGCGCGGCGGAATCGCGCTGA
- a CDS encoding putative leader peptide, producing MGAVPRPIVLTKRRHVDLVRVAAQGCPTR from the coding sequence GTGGGTGCCGTGCCGCGCCCGATCGTCCTGACCAAGCGCCGCCACGTGGACCTCGTCCGGGTGGCCGCGCAGGGCTGTCCCACCCGCTAG
- the sfnG gene encoding dimethylsulfone monooxygenase SfnG has product MPEERERGPLKFAYWVPNVSGGLVVSTIEQRTDWSYEYNRALAVLAEDNGFEYALTQVRYLASYGASYQHESTSFSLALLLATQRLKVIAAVHPGLWHPAVLAKLIATVDHVSGGRAAVNVVSGWFKGEFTALGEPWLEHDERYRRAEEFIRVLRASWTEESAEFAGDFYRLRGYDLKPKPLSHPEIFQGGNSTAARAMAGRVSDWYFSNGKDFEGVSEQVADVTAAANGRRVRFGLNGFLIARDTEAEARETLREIVAKADVPAVQGFRDAVAQAGASTADRRGMWADSSFDDLVQYNDGFRTRLIGTPEQIAHRIVEYKRRGVDLLLLGFLHYHEEVAYFGRHVLPIVRALEADLPAEPIGVRP; this is encoded by the coding sequence GTGCCCGAAGAACGGGAACGGGGGCCGCTGAAGTTCGCCTACTGGGTGCCCAACGTCAGCGGCGGCCTCGTCGTCAGCACCATCGAACAGCGCACCGACTGGTCCTACGAGTACAACCGCGCGCTCGCGGTCCTCGCCGAGGACAACGGTTTCGAGTACGCCCTGACCCAGGTCCGCTACCTCGCCAGTTACGGCGCGTCCTACCAGCACGAGTCGACGAGTTTCAGCCTCGCGCTGCTGCTCGCGACACAGCGGTTGAAGGTGATCGCCGCCGTGCACCCGGGGCTGTGGCACCCGGCGGTGCTGGCCAAGCTGATCGCGACCGTCGACCACGTCTCGGGTGGTCGGGCGGCGGTCAACGTGGTCAGCGGGTGGTTCAAGGGCGAGTTCACCGCGCTCGGCGAACCGTGGCTCGAACACGACGAGCGCTACCGCCGCGCCGAGGAGTTCATCCGCGTGCTGCGGGCGAGCTGGACCGAGGAGTCGGCCGAGTTCGCGGGCGACTTCTACCGGCTGCGCGGCTACGACCTCAAGCCGAAACCGCTGTCGCACCCGGAGATCTTCCAGGGTGGCAACTCCACCGCCGCGCGGGCCATGGCCGGTCGCGTCTCGGACTGGTACTTCAGCAACGGCAAGGACTTCGAGGGCGTGAGCGAGCAGGTCGCCGACGTGACCGCCGCCGCGAACGGCCGCCGCGTGCGCTTCGGGCTCAACGGTTTCCTCATCGCCCGCGACACCGAGGCCGAGGCCCGCGAGACGTTGCGGGAGATCGTCGCGAAGGCCGACGTCCCGGCGGTACAGGGGTTCCGCGACGCCGTCGCCCAGGCGGGCGCCTCCACCGCCGACCGCAGGGGCATGTGGGCGGACTCGTCGTTCGACGACCTGGTGCAGTACAACGACGGCTTCCGCACCCGGCTCATCGGCACGCCCGAGCAGATCGCGCACCGGATCGTGGAGTACAAGCGACGCGGCGTCGACCTGCTGCTGCTCGGTTTCCTGCACTACCACGAGGAAGTCGCCTACTTCGGCCGCCACGTGCTGCCGATCGTCCGCGCACTGGAAGCGGACCTGCCCGCCGAACCGATCGGAGTCCGACCGTGA
- a CDS encoding acyl-CoA dehydrogenase family protein: MTTSAPHTWTTAPATADGWIDRAREVATLLATDAVERDRAGATPHAEVALLKDSGLVVLLGPVEHGGGGQDWTTAYRVIREVAAGDGSVGQLLGYHYLWFWAARLVATPEQIAAVEEQATRDRWFFGGAVNPRDNDLVITEDGDDLVFTGRKSFSTGSKVSDVTVLEGVIEGTDKHVFAIVPSAQDAIVFNDDWDNLGQRLTESGSVEVRGVRVPWAQAAGYVDREFTPRVYNTLNVPLIQLVFANFYLGIAKGALTTAATYTRDRTRPWPYAVEVKDAAVAEFHVLETYGDLQAKLWAAEALADRAATLIEAINTHPDSVTPRERGEAAVVIAAAKQRAVDVGLEIGSRVFEVTGARATTNSVGLDLYWRNIRTHSLHDPIAHKRAEVGRYALLGEVPEPTWYT, encoded by the coding sequence GTGACCACATCCGCTCCGCACACCTGGACCACCGCGCCCGCGACCGCCGACGGGTGGATCGACCGCGCCCGCGAGGTCGCCACGCTGCTGGCGACCGACGCCGTCGAACGCGACCGCGCGGGCGCCACCCCGCACGCCGAGGTCGCGCTGCTCAAGGACAGCGGTCTCGTCGTGCTGCTCGGCCCGGTCGAGCACGGCGGCGGCGGACAGGACTGGACCACGGCGTACCGGGTGATCCGCGAGGTGGCCGCCGGCGACGGCTCGGTCGGCCAACTCCTGGGCTACCACTACCTCTGGTTCTGGGCCGCACGGCTGGTCGCGACGCCCGAGCAGATCGCGGCCGTCGAGGAACAGGCGACCCGCGACCGGTGGTTCTTCGGCGGCGCGGTCAACCCGCGCGACAACGACCTGGTCATCACCGAGGACGGCGACGACCTCGTGTTCACCGGCCGCAAGTCGTTCTCGACCGGCAGCAAGGTGTCCGACGTGACCGTGCTGGAGGGCGTGATCGAGGGCACGGACAAGCACGTGTTCGCGATCGTCCCGTCCGCACAGGACGCGATCGTGTTCAACGACGACTGGGACAACCTGGGCCAGCGGCTGACCGAGAGCGGCAGCGTCGAGGTGCGCGGCGTGCGCGTGCCGTGGGCGCAGGCGGCGGGCTACGTCGACCGCGAGTTCACGCCGCGCGTGTACAACACGCTCAACGTGCCGCTGATCCAGTTGGTGTTCGCCAACTTCTACCTCGGCATCGCCAAGGGGGCGCTCACGACGGCCGCGACCTACACCCGCGACCGCACCCGGCCTTGGCCGTACGCGGTGGAGGTGAAGGACGCCGCGGTCGCGGAGTTCCACGTCCTGGAGACCTACGGCGATCTGCAGGCCAAGCTGTGGGCGGCGGAGGCGCTCGCGGACCGCGCGGCGACCTTGATCGAGGCGATCAACACGCACCCGGACTCCGTGACGCCGCGCGAGCGCGGCGAGGCGGCGGTCGTGATCGCGGCGGCCAAGCAGCGCGCGGTCGACGTCGGGCTGGAGATCGGCAGCCGCGTGTTCGAGGTGACCGGCGCCCGCGCGACGACCAACTCCGTCGGCCTGGACCTGTACTGGCGCAACATCCGCACGCACAGCCTGCACGACCCGATCGCGCACAAGCGCGCCGAGGTCGGCCGCTACGCGCTGCTCGGCGAGGTGCCGGAGCCGACCTGGTACACGTGA
- a CDS encoding phosphotransferase family protein, translating into MDPVKVVVAHDERVTLRVGDVFLKVDADRDRTDDEVAAMALAPVPTPRVLWHTPPVLALAALTGTALGRLGEPSTASAAAWVAAGAAVRRLHDAPPPPRPGPGPDELAARLAAECEWLTAHDVLPAEVITRNRRLAETALRPWTPVFVHGDLQVDHVFVADDEITGILDWSEASRGDAHFDLAVLTLGHPEHLDDVLTGYGTEIDREPIRAWWAFRCLTNIRWLAEHGYGSPGGFPESAVLESLR; encoded by the coding sequence ATGGACCCGGTGAAGGTGGTCGTCGCCCATGACGAACGCGTGACCTTGCGTGTCGGCGACGTGTTCCTGAAGGTCGACGCCGACCGGGACCGCACCGACGACGAGGTGGCGGCGATGGCCCTGGCGCCGGTACCGACACCGCGCGTCCTCTGGCACACCCCGCCCGTGCTCGCGCTCGCGGCCCTCACCGGCACGGCGCTGGGCCGCCTCGGCGAGCCGTCGACCGCGTCGGCGGCGGCGTGGGTCGCGGCGGGTGCCGCCGTCCGGCGGCTGCACGACGCGCCGCCACCACCCCGGCCCGGTCCCGGCCCCGACGAACTCGCCGCACGCCTGGCCGCCGAGTGCGAGTGGCTCACCGCCCACGACGTCCTCCCCGCCGAGGTGATCACCCGCAACCGCCGGCTCGCCGAGACCGCCCTGCGGCCCTGGACGCCGGTCTTCGTCCACGGCGACCTCCAGGTGGACCACGTCTTCGTCGCCGACGACGAGATCACCGGCATCCTCGACTGGTCCGAGGCGTCCCGGGGCGACGCGCACTTCGACCTCGCCGTCCTCACCCTCGGACACCCCGAACACCTCGACGACGTCCTCACCGGCTACGGCACCGAAATCGACCGCGAACCGATCCGCGCCTGGTGGGCGTTCCGCTGCCTGACCAACATCCGCTGGCTGGCCGAGCACGGCTACGGCTCGCCGGGCGGGTTCCCCGAGTCCGCCGTGCTCGAATCCCTTCGGTGA
- a CDS encoding MerR family transcriptional regulator: MNGDALHSIGELARRTGLTVKAIRFYSDRGIVPPGDRSPAGHRRYDADAVARLDLVRTLRDLGVDLATIRKVVDREIPLAEVAAAHAEALAVRIRVLRSRRAVLTTAARRASTPEEMELMHRLAKLSDDGRRRLVDDFLQAAFGGVAADPAFVGIMRSLTPELPDDPEQDQVQAWVELAELSQDPDFRESMRRVADSLATERAHVDGVYRDPVAAVREQAGPALAAGVDPASPDADPVVAAVTAHYADLRGEADDHDLRRRLLTRFEIANDPRRERYLRLLAVVNGWRAPESATPALEWFIRALRVRTAGLSSAPSPLSRTDGTRTAGTVPAVESVPDPAR; this comes from the coding sequence GTGAACGGCGACGCGCTCCACTCGATCGGCGAACTGGCCCGGCGGACCGGGCTGACGGTCAAGGCCATCCGGTTCTACTCCGACCGCGGGATCGTGCCGCCCGGTGACCGCAGCCCGGCGGGTCACCGCCGCTACGACGCCGATGCCGTGGCACGCCTGGACCTCGTGCGGACACTGCGCGACCTGGGAGTGGACCTGGCCACGATCCGGAAGGTCGTCGACCGGGAGATCCCGCTCGCCGAGGTCGCCGCCGCCCACGCCGAGGCGCTGGCCGTGCGGATCCGCGTGCTGCGGTCGCGGCGCGCGGTGCTGACGACGGCGGCCCGACGGGCGTCGACCCCCGAGGAGATGGAACTCATGCACAGACTGGCCAAGCTCTCCGACGACGGACGCCGCCGTCTGGTCGACGACTTCCTCCAAGCCGCCTTCGGTGGTGTGGCGGCCGATCCCGCCTTCGTGGGGATCATGCGGTCGTTGACCCCCGAGCTGCCCGACGACCCCGAGCAGGACCAGGTCCAGGCGTGGGTGGAGTTGGCGGAGCTGTCCCAGGACCCGGACTTCCGCGAGAGCATGCGCCGCGTCGCGGATTCCCTCGCGACCGAACGGGCACACGTCGACGGCGTGTACCGCGACCCCGTCGCCGCCGTCCGCGAGCAGGCCGGTCCGGCTTTGGCGGCCGGCGTCGACCCGGCCTCACCCGACGCCGACCCGGTCGTCGCGGCGGTCACCGCCCACTACGCGGACCTCCGCGGCGAGGCCGACGATCACGACCTCCGCCGCCGGTTGCTGACCCGGTTCGAGATCGCGAACGATCCCCGTCGGGAGCGGTACCTGCGGTTGCTCGCCGTGGTCAACGGCTGGCGGGCACCGGAGAGCGCGACACCGGCGCTCGAGTGGTTCATCCGGGCGTTGCGCGTCCGGACAGCGGGCCTTTCATCGGCGCCTTCACCTCTTTCCCGTACGGACGGCACCAGGACCGCCGGAACCGTCCCGGCGGTGGAGTCGGTCCCGGACCCGGCGCGTTAG
- a CDS encoding DUF4360 domain-containing protein — protein sequence MLNTATAAVLALSTVAPVHRVADPPLHVDLVSAVGSGCRGAFVGVAADNRSFEIGFGDFVALVDGHRPVDRKSCRLGLRIVLPAGYTYGIAGATYRGYVDLRPGAAASHRAKHHIQGGIGLGGVESRFAGPRVEEWQADYAPDLPMIVYAPCGERRDLIVDSELRAALGTSNPATPSGIAADTVADRPGHMVFRLATKACRVIEAS from the coding sequence ATGCTGAACACGGCAACGGCGGCGGTCCTGGCCCTGTCGACGGTGGCCCCGGTGCACCGGGTGGCCGATCCGCCGCTCCACGTGGACCTGGTGTCGGCCGTCGGGTCGGGTTGTCGTGGCGCCTTCGTCGGTGTCGCCGCGGACAACCGGTCGTTCGAGATCGGCTTCGGCGACTTCGTCGCGCTGGTCGACGGCCACCGGCCCGTGGACCGGAAGTCCTGCCGACTGGGGCTGCGGATCGTCCTGCCCGCCGGCTACACCTACGGCATCGCGGGCGCCACCTACCGGGGCTATGTCGATCTCCGCCCGGGTGCCGCGGCGTCGCACCGGGCCAAGCACCACATCCAGGGCGGGATCGGCCTCGGCGGCGTGGAATCGCGGTTCGCCGGTCCTCGCGTCGAGGAGTGGCAGGCGGACTACGCGCCGGACCTGCCCATGATCGTCTACGCCCCGTGCGGCGAACGCCGGGACCTGATCGTCGACTCGGAACTGCGGGCGGCGCTGGGCACCTCGAACCCGGCCACGCCCAGTGGGATCGCGGCGGACACCGTCGCCGACCGGCCCGGCCACATGGTGTTCCGACTCGCGACCAAAGCCTGCCGAGTGATCGAGGCGTCGTAA
- a CDS encoding DUF4291 domain-containing protein: MTAERPEREVRAWYDDDTIRVYQAYPAPIADAALAAGTFVPPFKRERMTWIKPSFRWMAYRCGYAGKPGQERVLAVDITREGFHWALAHAALSHFVPAVHGDQDAWDAAVKACPVRVQWDPERTLRHGPLTHRSIQIGLRGEAVRRYVAEWITGITDVTDVMRAVGGLVSAGRLDEATALLPVERPYRLPAALATRLGAG, from the coding sequence ATGACCGCGGAACGACCAGAACGCGAGGTGCGCGCCTGGTACGACGACGACACCATCAGGGTCTACCAGGCGTACCCCGCGCCCATCGCGGACGCGGCGCTCGCCGCCGGGACGTTCGTGCCGCCGTTCAAGCGCGAGCGCATGACCTGGATCAAGCCCTCGTTCCGGTGGATGGCCTACCGCTGCGGCTATGCGGGCAAGCCCGGCCAGGAGCGGGTGTTGGCGGTCGACATCACGCGCGAAGGGTTCCACTGGGCGTTGGCCCATGCGGCGCTGAGCCACTTCGTGCCCGCCGTGCACGGTGATCAGGACGCGTGGGACGCGGCGGTGAAGGCGTGTCCGGTGCGGGTGCAGTGGGACCCGGAGCGGACCCTGCGGCACGGGCCGTTGACGCACCGGTCGATCCAGATCGGCCTGCGTGGGGAGGCGGTGCGGCGCTACGTGGCGGAGTGGATCACCGGGATCACGGATGTCACCGACGTGATGCGCGCGGTGGGCGGATTGGTCTCGGCCGGCAGGCTCGACGAGGCGACGGCGCTGTTGCCGGTGGAACGTCCCTATCGACTGCCCGCGGCCCTGGCGACGCGGCTCGGTGCCGGCTGA
- a CDS encoding tetratricopeptide repeat protein: MARGGMIGLLTRRVAQSRRGGTRDSWYTRGHGDGWFEHLQETLARARHATRFEAEVSILKVLAIAHLWHGRTRESIETFGRVLDLYRDHEDWDGVGATLNNLGAAHAELGQDTEARALYQQAVDLHDTRHPRPQHAGILANMALVVARQGDLDTARSLCERALAMVADHPPPATGPVASTAYGHLGIVHRLAGRVDLAVEALGTSLLLARQAGDRLTECFFLNEMGETLRVGGDLPEAVVNFRRAPDLATTMNHSPQASRAHAGITDCGPAHLSHGTPPPRTTHGPASA, from the coding sequence ATGGCGCGCGGAGGCATGATCGGGCTGCTCACTCGACGAGTTGCACAGTCCCGGAGAGGTGGGACGAGGGACTCCTGGTACACGCGTGGACACGGCGACGGCTGGTTCGAACACCTCCAGGAAACTCTCGCACGGGCACGCCACGCGACCCGGTTCGAGGCCGAGGTCTCGATCCTGAAAGTCCTCGCGATCGCGCACCTGTGGCACGGCAGGACGCGCGAGAGCATCGAGACCTTCGGCCGTGTGCTCGACCTGTACCGGGACCACGAGGACTGGGACGGTGTCGGCGCGACGTTGAACAACCTCGGCGCCGCGCACGCCGAACTCGGGCAGGACACCGAAGCACGCGCCCTCTACCAGCAGGCGGTCGACCTGCACGACACCCGGCACCCGAGACCGCAACACGCGGGCATCCTCGCGAACATGGCGCTGGTGGTCGCACGCCAGGGAGACCTCGACACCGCCCGGTCGCTGTGCGAACGCGCGCTGGCGATGGTCGCCGACCACCCGCCTCCCGCGACAGGACCGGTGGCCTCCACGGCGTACGGCCACCTCGGGATCGTGCACCGCCTGGCGGGACGCGTGGACCTGGCCGTCGAAGCGCTCGGGACGTCGCTGCTCCTGGCCCGGCAAGCCGGGGATCGCCTCACCGAATGCTTCTTCCTCAACGAGATGGGCGAAACGCTGAGGGTCGGCGGCGACCTCCCGGAGGCCGTCGTCAACTTCCGCCGGGCACCCGACCTCGCCACCACCATGAACCACTCCCCCCAAGCTTCACGGGCACACGCCGGCATCACCGACTGCGGGCCTGCCCACCTCTCTCACGGCACACCACCGCCACGCACCACGCACGGGCCGGCTTCAGCCTGA
- a CDS encoding asparagine synthase-related protein encodes MRHHHLDVDVTGRQETARTRHGVEVVAPYPDSEVVRFCSAVPGRLRGNPHRCKPLPHAAFAGTGLVPDHVLHRATKGGFDAIA; translated from the coding sequence GTGCGCCATCACCACCTCGATGTCGACGTCACCGGCCGGCAGGAGACCGCTCGAACCCGCCACGGCGTGGAGGTCGTCGCCCCGTACCCGGACTCCGAGGTCGTCCGGTTCTGTTCGGCCGTCCCCGGCCGCCTGCGCGGCAACCCGCACCGGTGCAAACCGTTGCCGCACGCCGCGTTCGCCGGCACCGGCCTCGTGCCCGACCACGTCCTGCATCGCGCCACCAAGGGCGGCTTCGACGCGATCGCCTGA